A genomic segment from Candidatus Poribacteria bacterium encodes:
- a CDS encoding DUF1801 domain-containing protein, giving the protein MERVESSPDHYIASQDPDIRAVLEELHTLIQTALPGRDSCMWEGVFWGGSEQQIIGYGNYSYQRSDKKQVEWFTAGLTRQKNYFSLYVNAVEGKKYLAEIYGPRLGKVKTGKSSISFHNLSNVNLDVLSEMIEHAGRITDETES; this is encoded by the coding sequence GTGGAACGGGTAGAATCTTCACCTGATCATTATATAGCGAGCCAAGACCCAGATATTCGCGCAGTTTTAGAGGAACTTCATACACTGATTCAGACAGCGTTACCGGGTCGTGATTCCTGTATGTGGGAAGGTGTTTTCTGGGGTGGTAGCGAACAGCAGATCATCGGTTACGGTAATTATTCCTACCAGCGTTCTGATAAGAAGCAAGTCGAATGGTTCACCGCTGGGTTGACACGGCAGAAAAATTACTTCAGTCTGTATGTCAACGCTGTCGAAGGGAAAAAGTATCTCGCTGAGATTTACGGACCCCGGCTTGGTAAAGTCAAGACTGGGAAAAGTAGCATCAGTTTCCACAATCTGTCGAACGTGAATCTTGATGTATTAAGTGAGATGATCGAACACGCTGGCAGAATAACAGATGAAACTGAATCGTGA